The following proteins are co-located in the Fimbriimonadia bacterium genome:
- the rpoC gene encoding DNA-directed RNA polymerase subunit beta' yields the protein MADVSSFDKIRIAIASPEDIVGWSHGEVRKPETINYRTFKPERDGLFCERIFGPVKDWECHCGRYKKVKYKGIICERCGVEVTRQKVRRERMGHIELCAPVCHIWYLKGVPSPISLILDISPRLLEKVAYFASFIVIDIDKEGIEQNVGVLMSAIEEEKRYVDENAAQTEEELRKAFAEELEENKDVYDDHHIKERTKAVNDRIKAEYREAEERKAEMEIALEILQRLERRQLIDEDKYRAVDRMLEVASRRAGKDFTSLLRAGIGAAAIHDLLAQVDLDRLSRELRHEIISTSGPRRARAIKRLEIVEALHKSRSRPEWMVLTQVPVISPELRPMVQLDGGRFATSDLNDLYRRIINRNNRLKKIIEIRAPESIINHEKRLLQEAVDALIDNGRRTRPVVGSNNRPLKSLSDMLKGKEGRFRKNLLGKRVDYSGRSVIVVGPHLQLHQCGLPKEMALELFKPLVMKTLVERSVSQNIKSAKRLIDRMHPTVWDSLEDVIAEHPVLLNRAPTLHRLGIQAFQPVLVDGKAIQVHPMVCHAYNADFDGDQMAVHVPLSANAQAEARVLMLSSNNLFSPANGRPIVSPIQDIVLGCYYLTMRNRKAEKRKVVFGRPDEVLCLLDIGEIDLHDPVDLRVTDPDTGEKKIIETTPGRIIFNEVLPPQMRYREKYANILLTKKAIAEVINDCHLLAGSEATITLLDAMKDLGFRYATQSAITISMTDMDPPEARHRIISETEQAAALDKERYDRGMLNDQERHRRLTEQWTKAYDDVAKEILKTFDQYNPLMIVTDSGARGSVKQLTQLAGMRGLISDQFGRLIEDLPIRSSFHEGLSIFEYFVSTYGARKGLADTALRTADAGYLTRRMVDVSQDVIIREEDCETTEGITVQRLEKDGEVIEKLAERAAGRTSLARITDPETGELIVDLDEEISDAQAHMLEQVSTRYWQALEELQSKGGRTSPEVQKLQDKYRAAGFKIDERNRLGVEIRSPLTCELEQGICAKCYGRDLALGRTVEIGSAVGIIAAQSIGEPGTQLTMRTFHTGGIAGLTIAGVKEMGEAKRNIAELMSDEERGLVQFSGEEIVKLDDERRKVAEEFLRADPARAGDTAPTKAKKERTRTSAGAKETEKRKHDATKSWTQRLVKLLESEFSGINRVEELFEARGRGYKNPRDPKKGPKGEAIITEIGGEVKRIETRDKGRWVVIEGEVDIRDYSPTGRFAAEPIKAGKVEIEAGTELKDKHIAALLNEGVTHIKVMELILVPYRGKLEFQEGDVVRPGDRLTPGPLDPHKVLRLRGVRGVQEYVVQEVQAVYKAQGVDINDKHIEVITRQMLRKRKVREPGDTPFLPGQIVDRFVLKRENEKIRKMRERGVVLKYTDPETGEIKEREPKEATVDWVLLGITEAALATESFLSAASFQKTTKVLTDAAVRGKSDELVGLKENVIIGRLIPAGTGFPAYREMDIEVDKAPEWAERSLNALVGPALAGEELEDDLSLVTRGLTLSQLAQEEAQIREEDGEEPPHENNGPPDDLDSSDAGSTSLDTIVSHMEGNGVSVPDALETLNEDAPQA from the coding sequence ATGGCAGACGTCAGTTCATTCGACAAAATCAGAATCGCCATCGCGTCGCCGGAAGATATCGTAGGCTGGTCGCATGGCGAGGTGCGGAAGCCAGAAACCATCAACTACCGAACCTTCAAGCCCGAGCGTGACGGGCTGTTCTGCGAGCGTATCTTCGGCCCGGTGAAGGACTGGGAGTGCCACTGCGGTCGCTACAAAAAGGTGAAGTACAAGGGCATTATCTGCGAGCGCTGCGGCGTCGAAGTGACCCGACAGAAGGTGCGCCGCGAACGCATGGGGCACATCGAGCTGTGCGCTCCGGTTTGCCACATCTGGTACCTCAAGGGCGTCCCGAGCCCGATCAGCCTCATCCTCGACATTTCTCCACGACTACTCGAGAAGGTCGCTTATTTCGCCTCCTTCATCGTGATTGACATCGATAAGGAAGGCATCGAACAGAACGTCGGCGTGCTGATGAGCGCCATCGAAGAAGAAAAACGCTACGTGGACGAAAACGCCGCCCAGACCGAGGAGGAACTGCGCAAGGCATTCGCCGAGGAGCTGGAGGAAAACAAAGACGTCTACGACGACCACCACATCAAAGAGCGCACGAAGGCGGTTAACGACCGCATCAAGGCCGAGTACCGAGAAGCCGAAGAGCGCAAGGCCGAGATGGAAATCGCACTCGAGATCCTTCAGCGCCTGGAGCGTCGGCAGCTTATCGACGAGGATAAATACCGAGCCGTGGACCGTATGCTCGAGGTCGCCAGTAGGCGAGCGGGCAAGGACTTCACCTCCTTGCTCAGGGCAGGCATCGGCGCGGCGGCCATTCACGACCTGCTAGCGCAGGTGGACCTCGACAGGCTTAGCCGCGAGCTACGGCATGAGATCATCAGCACCTCAGGACCGCGCCGAGCACGAGCTATCAAGAGACTGGAGATCGTGGAGGCTTTGCACAAGTCGCGAAGCCGGCCGGAGTGGATGGTGCTAACTCAAGTGCCGGTCATCTCGCCCGAATTGCGACCCATGGTGCAGCTCGACGGTGGGCGGTTCGCCACCTCGGACCTGAACGACTTGTACCGACGCATCATCAACCGCAACAACCGCCTGAAGAAGATTATCGAGATCCGGGCACCCGAGAGCATCATCAACCACGAGAAGCGCCTGCTGCAAGAAGCGGTGGACGCGCTGATAGACAACGGCCGTCGCACCCGACCCGTGGTGGGCTCCAACAATCGCCCGCTCAAGTCGCTCTCGGATATGCTGAAGGGCAAAGAGGGACGCTTCCGTAAGAACCTGCTCGGCAAGCGAGTGGACTACTCGGGTCGCTCGGTTATCGTGGTGGGCCCCCACCTGCAACTCCACCAGTGCGGTCTGCCCAAGGAGATGGCTCTCGAGCTGTTCAAGCCGCTCGTCATGAAGACGCTCGTCGAAAGAAGCGTCAGCCAGAACATCAAGAGCGCCAAGCGCCTGATTGACCGAATGCACCCGACGGTGTGGGACAGCCTGGAAGACGTTATCGCCGAGCATCCAGTACTACTCAACCGAGCCCCCACGCTTCACCGACTCGGCATTCAGGCCTTCCAGCCCGTCTTGGTGGACGGAAAGGCCATCCAGGTGCACCCCATGGTGTGCCATGCCTATAACGCGGACTTCGACGGAGACCAGATGGCCGTTCACGTTCCGCTCTCTGCGAACGCACAGGCGGAAGCTCGCGTCTTGATGCTCTCCAGTAACAACCTGTTCTCACCGGCCAATGGCCGTCCCATCGTCTCGCCGATCCAGGACATCGTACTCGGCTGTTACTACCTTACGATGCGTAACCGGAAAGCCGAAAAGCGAAAGGTCGTGTTCGGGCGGCCGGACGAGGTGCTGTGCCTTCTGGATATTGGCGAGATCGATCTACACGATCCGGTGGACCTGCGAGTGACGGACCCTGATACCGGCGAGAAGAAAATCATTGAGACGACGCCCGGCAGGATCATCTTCAACGAAGTACTTCCCCCGCAAATGCGGTATCGAGAGAAGTACGCGAACATCCTCCTCACCAAGAAGGCTATCGCCGAGGTGATCAACGACTGTCACCTGCTGGCGGGGTCCGAGGCCACCATCACGCTGCTGGATGCGATGAAGGACCTGGGCTTCCGCTATGCCACCCAGTCCGCCATCACAATCTCGATGACCGACATGGACCCGCCCGAAGCGCGCCACCGCATCATCAGCGAGACGGAGCAGGCGGCAGCACTGGACAAAGAGCGCTACGACCGAGGGATGCTGAACGATCAGGAGCGGCATCGCCGCCTGACAGAGCAGTGGACAAAGGCGTACGATGACGTGGCCAAAGAGATCCTCAAGACCTTCGATCAATACAACCCGTTGATGATTGTCACGGACTCCGGCGCCCGTGGTTCGGTCAAGCAGCTCACCCAGCTTGCCGGGATGCGCGGACTCATCTCCGACCAATTCGGCCGCCTCATCGAGGACTTGCCGATCCGCTCTTCGTTCCATGAGGGTCTGTCCATCTTCGAGTACTTCGTCTCGACCTATGGCGCGCGAAAGGGTTTGGCAGACACCGCACTCCGAACAGCGGACGCTGGTTACCTAACACGCCGCATGGTAGACGTATCGCAGGACGTGATCATCCGGGAGGAAGACTGCGAGACCACCGAGGGCATCACGGTGCAGCGCCTGGAGAAGGATGGCGAGGTGATCGAGAAGTTGGCCGAGCGCGCCGCAGGGCGCACCTCGCTCGCCAGAATTACCGATCCCGAGACGGGCGAACTGATCGTGGACTTGGACGAAGAAATCTCCGACGCCCAGGCCCATATGCTCGAACAAGTGTCCACTCGGTACTGGCAGGCTCTAGAGGAATTGCAGTCCAAGGGCGGGCGCACTTCGCCTGAGGTGCAGAAGCTCCAGGACAAATACCGCGCCGCCGGCTTCAAGATTGACGAGCGGAACAGGCTCGGCGTCGAGATTCGCTCGCCTCTCACCTGCGAACTGGAGCAAGGCATCTGCGCGAAGTGCTACGGGCGTGACCTCGCGCTCGGCAGAACCGTCGAGATCGGTTCGGCCGTCGGCATCATCGCGGCACAGTCCATCGGCGAACCGGGCACGCAGCTGACCATGCGTACCTTCCACACCGGAGGCATCGCGGGTCTCACCATCGCCGGTGTCAAAGAGATGGGCGAGGCCAAGCGCAACATCGCGGAGCTGATGTCCGACGAGGAGCGCGGTCTGGTCCAGTTCTCGGGAGAAGAGATTGTCAAGCTGGATGATGAGCGGCGAAAGGTGGCCGAGGAGTTCTTGCGAGCCGATCCCGCGAGAGCTGGAGACACAGCCCCCACCAAGGCGAAGAAAGAGCGGACCCGCACGTCCGCCGGTGCGAAGGAGACCGAGAAGAGGAAGCACGACGCCACCAAGAGTTGGACGCAGCGACTGGTCAAATTGCTCGAGTCGGAGTTCTCCGGCATCAACCGAGTGGAAGAGTTATTCGAGGCTCGTGGCCGCGGCTACAAGAACCCGAGGGATCCGAAGAAAGGCCCGAAGGGCGAAGCGATCATCACCGAGATCGGTGGCGAAGTGAAGCGCATCGAGACCCGAGATAAGGGTCGCTGGGTGGTCATCGAAGGCGAAGTGGACATCCGCGACTACAGCCCGACGGGTCGCTTCGCCGCAGAGCCGATCAAGGCCGGTAAGGTAGAGATCGAGGCAGGCACAGAGCTGAAGGACAAGCACATCGCCGCCCTACTCAATGAGGGAGTTACCCACATCAAGGTGATGGAGCTGATCCTAGTGCCCTATCGCGGCAAGCTGGAGTTCCAGGAGGGTGACGTGGTGCGTCCCGGAGACCGCCTGACTCCCGGGCCGCTCGACCCGCACAAGGTTCTTCGATTGCGAGGCGTCCGCGGCGTCCAGGAGTACGTCGTGCAGGAAGTGCAGGCCGTGTACAAAGCGCAGGGCGTGGACATCAACGACAAGCACATCGAGGTGATCACTCGCCAGATGCTGCGAAAGCGCAAGGTCCGAGAGCCCGGCGACACCCCGTTCCTTCCGGGTCAGATCGTAGACCGCTTCGTGCTGAAGCGCGAAAACGAGAAAATTCGCAAGATGCGAGAACGCGGCGTCGTGCTGAAATACACGGACCCGGAGACAGGAGAGATCAAGGAGCGTGAGCCTAAGGAAGCTACCGTGGACTGGGTGCTGCTCGGTATCACCGAGGCAGCCCTCGCCACCGAAAGTTTCCTCTCCGCTGCGAGCTTCCAGAAGACCACCAAGGTCTTGACGGACGCCGCGGTGCGCGGAAAGAGCGACGAACTGGTCGGCTTGAAGGAGAACGTGATCATCGGTCGCCTCATTCCGGCAGGCACCGGCTTCCCGGCCTACCGAGAGATGGACATCGAAGTGGATAAAGCTCCCGAATGGGCCGAGCGCTCACTGAACGCGCTGGTAGGACCGGCGCTCGCAGGCGAGGA